A stretch of Besnoitia besnoiti strain Bb-Ger1 chromosome V, whole genome shotgun sequence DNA encodes these proteins:
- a CDS encoding hypothetical protein (encoded by transcript BESB_059910), whose translation MRADQSLTVCSDPRKEPCLEVARPTSLQGPEAEMQILLHSPIQACEAAAEEKWVPLSDRDPSAALAAALESSSAAGFVGPFTASSDASASSTVSTLHACSACRDAAESDAFLASPRSRAATCSVGSEVAGPRPSAVFPWSTFACPCEHLWHGDSLKTVDETQRASFTSARRLSTRLGFSDAFESGWWGRKSRERDPFMATTTTTASSTSAGQELSSPCPLGESESSSCRGHPESPLPARKEGHSHLRLALPVPAPPTSLSVSSGSSAPTPAAPGARTDLHRASLPAGQSEAVQALLPGARHHSSLTSSAGSFVSPHRRVLLSSSLRSSFASPVGTPEAAEQPAGASDSARLRSAELALPGVPSTSALAFFSVPRVALGPLESFSSGSAASACESSCLAPDNAPPSVSSLPSCAIPSSFASPLWLAGLSASAPSFASSSACSSSSSLSSSPAAPVSPPHASAAEDPQRLHSPLHHRFVSSPSGSLERARPLSPLAFARKCKETHTEGSVRDTRHPGFTYTREDSESRRMSVAAGGGPDGISLATGARPHSNNTHRESVTCRQAPASEPPSLPCAHSSSSFPQAQSTWRWHRGEERAEERTKASEDKTNAHARHASTGLAGRGALERGGVIGNKISASKTEGGSNPTAGCSSADDEALAQEEAFLLSRVADAIGLRSDRAFVEALDGDRPHTLWGHPQEAGSCRRGRVARWSPFLVSQPSAQDSDAERSRRQLYDAAAAALLLAPALLAELEQDFFTSFKQAGERRESRMWSVWSSSQHRARGGLPPAACASNACGPALLCELPGCGAQVVLHRLLALEVCKQIRAATQSGVLPRAENSQPRLCRRAPVGCPLGLPHSARLREVLSRRDIVMLIRESSAQAPTEAPASATARRQGIHAKIRTVRPEEGERGHSVQGCVAGAPPPPDAPLFGVYTYANDSHRDRCQETAGEHRESPTSLVRFCRPFRLADLLPRRIGSRRHELRETRASDRRRLAGNEERGGDSESEALGGCVGLGPGTCVALQGEGAAWESSSVLSLFPRLLWVEQVLSPFAKAYKRSSSSYSCLSSSAGAASRASHLTPAARRAAEKVADAALSPSSRGRANVSQRGEYAEAVAEEKNRNMQPGRRLRRGAHETLYDQNEGRDFGTKATRRRGNRRGLASDVEETAAAKGHLEGPHDGEEGDSDSEEQGHRCLLACRLKQPGCRFFIGEAGGVGQLVAAEILVGCPYRAIRHLLASRTFLLRRQASRVLRDHGSAIASRLRLAPFWRPRVPPSCASSTSRSGSGASCLPPPLSAGAPSTPAPPQATSGAAAASRPSSAAWMCGAGTHAAAGIGRNGESDPDKGGAAKRGDEESGDSTQARESHGTPTCFPPLVAELSRNILARRQRENKMYAALRMQAVSLPDEARCVPKRPDRIPLSEAQEAATRGARGGGGYLWPWQDRRRQGAACVWKSLPRLLGVASQACASSPCPRAPASSPFASFPSASSFLSFSAVALSSASSRNSSALPLSLSSFGARPASSASRAFFAQGEWPLRPQAQAPGSASQTEEAHEGEVCVAALRSKACSDAARIRAARCSSAHHSPVCFGDDMKTVSPPSKKATAAPLATTTAAAAGLPIWAPPQAKEKQGEGTSLRGLGVAAEGRGGERGERGRAASVAGDG comes from the exons ATGCGCGCTGATCAGTCTCTGACGGTTTGTTCAGACCCCCGGAAGGAACCCTGTCTGGAGGTGGCTCGTCCGACGTCCCTGCAAGGCCCCGAAGCTGAAATGCAGATCCTGCTTCACAGTCCGATACAGGCttgcgaggcggcagctgaGGAGAAGTGGGTTCCTCTGTCAGATAGAGATCCGTCTgcagccctcgccgccgcgcttgaGTCTTCTAGCGCTGCTGGATTTGTTGGGCCGTTTACGGCCTCGTCTGAtgcttctgcgtcctcgaCGGTTTCCACGCTTCACGCTTGCTCTGCGTGTCgggacgccgcggagagtgACGCGTTTTTGGCTTCCCCTCGCAGTCGTGCGGCTACTTGTTCAGTTGGGTCCGAGGTCGCCGgcccgcggccgtctgctGTGTTCCCGTGGAGTACATTCGCGTGCCCTTGCGAGCACCTGTGGCACGGGGACTCTCTGAAGACAGTcgacgagacgcagcgagcgagctTTACGAGTGCAAGGCGTCTAAGCACCCGCCTCGGTTTCTCCGACGCCTTTGAAAGCGGTTGGTGGGGTAGGAAATCCAGGGAGCGAGACCCTTTTATGGCAACGACGACAACCACGGCAAGCTCCACAAGCGCCGGGCAAGAGTTATCCTCGCCTTGCCCTCTCGGGGAGAGTGAGTCTTCTAGCTGTAGGGGCCACCCTGAGTCCCCGTTGCCGGCCCGCAAAGAGGGACACTCTCACCTTCGGCTCGCGCTTCCTGTCCCTGCGCCTCCAACGTCGCTCTCGGTCTCGTccggctccagcgcgcccACGCCGGCTGCGCCCGGAGCGAGGACGGACCTGCACAGGGCTTCCCTCCCTGCAGGGCAGTCTGAGGCGGTGCAAGCATTGCTTCCCGGCGCGAGACATCACTCGTCTCTTACTTCGTCCGCAGGGTCCTTCGTTTCCCCTCACCGGCGGGTGCTTTTGTCGTCTTCCCTTCGATCGTCCTTTGCTTCTCCTGTAGGCACCCCGGAAGCGGCTGAGCAGCCAGCCGGCGCGTCCGacagcgcgcggcttcgcagTGCAGAGCTTGCGCTCCCTGGTGTTCCTTCTACTTCTGCCTTGGCGTTCTTTTCCGTCCCCCGTGTGGCTCTTGGTCCTCTGGAATCCTTTTCATCCGGATCGGCCGCGTCCGCATGTGAGTCCTCTTGTCTCGCCCCCGACAATGCCCCACcttccgtctcctctctgccctCTTGCGCGATACCTTCGTCGTTTGCTTCGCCTCTGTGGCTTGCCGGcttgtctgcctctgcgccttcattcgcctcgtcctctgcgtgttcgtcctcctcttctttgtcctcttcgcctgccgcgcccgtATCGCCTCCTcacgcgtcggcggcggaagacccGCAGCGCTTGCACTCTCCCTTGCACCACCGTTTTGTTTCGTCTCCAAGCGGATCTCTagagcgcgcgaggcctctctctccgcttgcATTTGCCAGGAAGTGTAAAGAAACACACACCGAAGGATCGGTCAGAGACACACGCCATCCGGGTTTTACATACAccagagaagacagcgaatCACGACGCATGTCAgttgctgcaggcggcgggccgGATGGAATCAGCCTCGCCACTGGCGCAAGGCCCCACAGCAACAACACACATCGAGAGTCTGTAACGTGTCGCCAAGCGCCCGCCTCAGAGCCTCCGTCTCTGCCTTGTGCTCATTCGTCTTCGTCATTTCCCCAGGCGCAGTCCACCTGGCGCTGGCATCGCGGGGAGGAGCGTGCAGAGGAAAGGACTAAAGCATCTGAAGACAAAACCAACGCGCATGCCAGACACGCCTCGACAGGTCTggcggggcgaggcgcacTCGAAAGGGGAGGCGTCATAGGAAACAAAATCTCTGCAAGCAAAACCGAAGGCGGATCAAACCCGACTGCAGGATGCTCGTcagcagacgacgaagcgcTGGCCCAGGAGGAGGCCTTCTTActctcgcgcgtggctgATGCGATCGGCTTGAGAAGCGACCGGGCGTTCGTGGAGGCCCTGGACGGCGACCGACCTCACACGCTCTGGGGGCACCCGCAAGAGGCAgggagctgccggcgcggccgggTCGCACGCTGGAGTCCGTTCCTGGTCTCGCAGCCGAGCGCACAAGACTccgacgcagagcggagccgccgccagctgtacgacgctgcagcggccgccctcctccttgCCCCTGCCCTGTTGGCTGAGCTCGAGCAGGACTTCTTCACCTCTTTCAAGCAGGCTGgcgagcggagggagagTCGTATGTGGAGCGTCTGGAGCTCTTCTCAACAcagggcgaggggggggctCCCGCCGGCCGCGTGCGCATCTAACGCTTGTGGTCCCGCGTTGCTGTGCGAGCTTCCTGGATGCGGCGCCCAGGTCGTTCTGCATCGGCTGTTGGCGCTCGAGGTGTGCAAACAGATTCGTGCAGCCACACAAAGTGGCGTGCTCCCTCGTGCGGAGAACTCGCAGccccgcctctgccgccgcgcacccGTTGGCTGCCCTCTCGGCCTTCCAcactctgcgcgtcttcgcgagGTTCTCAGCCGGCGTGACATTGTGATGCTCATTCGCGAATCCTCTGCTCAAGCGCCGACAGAGGCCCCGGCGTCTGCAACCGCCCGCCGTCAAGGGATCCACGCAAAAATACGAACTGTGCGcccagaggaaggagagcggGGACACAGCGTGCAGGGCTgtgtcgctggcgcgcctccgccgccagacgcccccctcttcggcgtctaCACCTACGCGAACGACTCCCACCGAGACCGCTGCCAAGAGACTGCAGGCGAGCACAGAGAAAGTCCAACCTCCCTTGTACGGTTCTGCCGCCCCTTCCGCCTTGCCGACTTGCTCCCGCGCCGGATCGGAAGCCGCAGACACGAACTCAGAGAAACACGAGCgagcgacagacgcagacTCGCGGGCAACGAAGAGCGAGGGGGAGACAGCGAAAGCGAGGCTTTAGGCGGGTGTGTGGGCTTGGGGCCCGGGACCTGTGTGGCGCTTCAGGGCGAGGGAGCCGCGTGGGAGTCGTCTTCAGTTCTTTCACTTTTTCCGCGTTTGCTTTGGGTGGAGCAGGTTTTGTCGCCTTTCGCCAAGGCTTACAAGCGCTCATCGTCCTCATACTCgtgcctctcctcttctgctggcgctgcatcCCGTGCGTCTCACTTGACGCCCGCGGCCcgtcgggcggcggagaaagtCGCAGATGCCGCATTGTCGCCTTCTTCAAGGGGCCGCGCGAACGtgtcgcagagaggcgaatACGCAGAGGCAGTTGCGGAAGAGAAAAATCGAAACATGCAACCGGGACGCCGTTTGCGAAGAGGCGCACACGAGACACTGTACGACCAAAACGAGGGGCGCGACTTCGGTACAAAGGcgactcgcaggcgcgggaatcggcgaggcctcgcgaGCGACGTAGAGGAAACTGCCGCCGCAAAGGGACATCTTGAGGGACCacacgacggcgaagaaggtgaCAGCGACTCTGAGGAACAAGGGCATCGGTGTTTGCTGGCATGCCGTCTCAAACAACCCGGCTGTCGCTTCTTCATCggggaggcaggcggcgtggGACAACTCGTCGCTGCGGAGATTCTA GTCGGATGCCCGTACCGTGCGATTCGTCacctgctcgcctcgcggacGTTTCTTCTGCGAAGGCAGGCCTCTCGGGTCTTGCGTGACCACGGGTCAGCCATCGCCTCTCGGCTGCGACTTGCGCCGTTTTGGCGtcctcgcgtgccgccgtCGTGCGCTTCGTCTACATCTCGTTCAGGCTCGGGCGCTTCttgcctccctccgccgctgagcgcaggcgctcccTCCACTCCCGCACCTCCCCAGGCCAcgtccggcgccgccgctgcctccaggccatcctctgcggcgtggatgtgcggcgcaggcacacacgcagcagcCGGAATCGGACGGAACGGAGAGAGTGATCCAGACAAGGGGGGTGCAgcaaagagaggagacgaagaatcAGGCGACtccacgcaggcgcgagagagccacGGCACGCCTACGTGCTTTCCGCCGCTTGTCGCGGAATTGAGCCGTAACATTCTCGCGAGACGccagagagaaaacaagatgtacgccgctctgcgcatgcaggccgtCTCTCTTCCTGATGAGGCGCGGTGCGTGCCGAAGAGACCTGACCGCATCCCACTCAGCGAGGCTcaagaggcggcgacgcgcggcgcccgcggaggaggaggctaTCTCTGGCCCTGGCAGGACAGACGACGGCAAGGcgctgcgtgtgtctggAAGTCCCTTCCGCGTTTGCTGGGAGTGGCCTCACAAGCGTGCGCCTCGTCACCGTGTCCTCGCGCTCCGGCGAGCTCGCCTTTTGCGTCCTTCCCTTCTGCCTCATCATTTCTGTCTTTCTCGGCAgtcgcgctctcctcggcctcttctCGTAACTCGTCTGCTCTGCCGCTGTCCCTCTCGTCGTTTGGCGCTCGcccggcgtcctctgcgtcgcgcgctttTTTTGCCCAAGGGGAGTGGCCTTtgcgtccgcaggcgcaggcgccaggctCAGCCTCGCAAACTGAGGAAGCGCACGAAGGGGAGGTCTGCGTCGCAGCACTCCGCTCGAAAGCATGCtcggacgcggcgcggatCAGGGCCGCTCGATGCAGTTCCGCGCACCACTCCCCCGTGTGTTTTGGAGATGATATGAAAACCGTAAGCCCGCCCTCGAAAAAGGCTACAGCCGCTCCCCTCGCCACCAccactgcagcagcggcggggcTGCCCATTTgggcgcctcctcaggcAAAAGAGAAGCAGGGAGAGGGAACGAGCTTACGCGGGCTCGGTGTAGCAGCCGAAGGGAGAGGAGGTGAACGTGGAGAGCgtgggcgagcggcgagcgtCGCGGGGGACGGATAG
- a CDS encoding hypothetical protein (encoded by transcript BESB_059890) encodes MFVRGTATSSPRSSLECAASRVASGPLSQRPPRPRTSCRAALGSLRPSHAWLFVLFVVVCASAGDSVDSEPLDDNDDVFFDALSEPFTPNENGGFPRTREQAEALQKIVNKSRLEEAEEQQRQLQQEYVRNIELQQELERQQDEARAKEDREEHMKAMEQADNSDPDKLREYHAALGRAVLDESQKNRMLLKQKMLQQVRDGLREQVAEERKRQKEFKRQLDIEGVQTPEQAEGAQDEAAARVDPAEAEALFKELELKKGEAVTADSRRAELRKQMLVQHSENIARLQEELDERTGKPTDSGVTGETVVNAVGNQKEPARKTGILGRLSRFFGFAFHKVRSLFSAPLVEEAAAKVASHDELAVEYLRCLNVGDARSNFRSGEMYCRSLAVDSHKKYCSSLVQMAMQILQEIRLCQKTRRGTQRRACFFKVKAPLMHPTFVEMNTNPREEYIEGFMTRAPEFHVVEDSVVNQIRLHTKNLNWREILRHSFDVVALAATNRLWEKTSRFLADLDSIRILELQKKYLKEQRAVRFHTKQHLILDMNPHPDPLLIGILHELVYKGNVCQNKSDYRTRIVHEVGGKLVATTVKEQTRLAFLRWIQSLYSVDECMHKVFLRPSERGPEDEEENTESLAYRYLSSILKRTAREEGTNDEAEDELFHSAPSSIRVQNCELVRLLFRQLAESQRREGDAVASQNTSLGKKKRARAQAGNGDANAAGSEESPATDSSDESEAEEGSAAAAEGGESAGDSQKNQKAEEGAEKEMPLTKDARAERRAFIYSLNSVVTANATLCAAVLLNQNAKTFKALTLLVRSRTAMRLLAGLTFKVVVRLFSQNNDFADVNAELNHAEKYKVARGMQVATGWKLLKRRIMQGILSVHTRDVAASSYIANVSATVEVLTGERNVGNFAAQILRAALRKRKLFWRERFKKLGAFEPKEDEESPAERAPSNLDDDISSAVIRRSIRRSRGVAAVFGGITAFLTGALLFTTIGAWSIPLLITVGVVAIAFAAPWSGERLAAGSQKDE; translated from the exons ATGTTTGTGCGAGGTACTGcgacttcttcgcctcgTTCCTCCCTCGagtgcgcggcctcgcgggtcGCGAGCGGCCCGTTGAGTCAGCGCCCACCTCGTCCACGGACCTCCTGCCGGGCGGCACTCGGCTCTCTCCGTCCCTCGCACGCTTGGCTGTTTGTCCTGTTTGTAGTtgtctgcgcgtcggcggGAGACTCAGTGGATAGCGAGCCGCTGGACGACAACGACGACGTGTTTTTTGACGCGCTGTCTGAGCCCTTCACCCCCAACGAGAACGGCGGGTTTCCGCGCACCAGggagcaggcggaggcgctgcagaagatCGTGAATAAAAGCCGCCtggaggaggccgaggagcagcagcggcagcttcAGCAGGAGTACGTGCGCAACatcgagctgcagcaggagctGGAGCGCCAAcaggacgaggcgcgcgcaaaGGAAGACCGAGAGGAGCACATGAAGGCGATGGAGCAGGCAGACAACAGCGACCCCGATAAGCTTCGCGAATACCACGCAGCTCTGgggcgcgccgtcctcgaCGAGTCGCAGAAAAACCGCATGTTGCTCAAGCAGAAAATGCTCCAGCAGGTCCGCGACGGCCTCCGGGAGCAGGTcgccgaggagagaaagcggcAAAAGGAATTCAAGAGACAGCTCGACATCGAAGGCGTTCAGACACCCGAGcaagcggaaggcgcgcaggacgaggccgctgcgagaGTTGATCCCGCCGAAGCGGAAGCTCTCTTCAAGGAGCTCGAGTTGAAGAAGGGCGAAGCGGTCACCGCCGACAGCCGACGCGCCGAACTGCGGAAACAAATGCTGGTGCAGCACTCAGAGAACATCGCCCGCCTGCAGGAAGAACTCGACGAGAGAACAGGAAAGCCAACGG ACTCGGGCGTCACCGGCGAGACAGTGGTCAACGCCGTGGGAAACCAGAAGGAACCGGCGCGCAAAACTGGAATCCTCGGTCGGCTG TCGAGGTTCTTCGGCTTCGCCTTCCACAAGGTtcgctctcttttctctgcgccaCTCGTggaagaggctgcggcgaaaGTGGCGAGTCACGACGAGCTGGCCGTCG AGTACTTGCGATGCCTGAATGTCGGAGATGCGCGAAGCAACTTCCGAAGCGGAGAGATGTACTGCCGGTCGCTCGCCGTGGACTCCCACAAGAAATACTGCAGCTCCCTCGTCCAGATGGCCATGCAAATTCTTCAAGAGATCCGCCTGTGCCAGAAAACTCGAAGGGgcacgcagcgcagag CCTGCTTCTTCAAAGTGAAGGCCCCCCTGATGCATCCGACATTCGTGGAGATGAACACCAACCCGAGAG AGGAGTACATCGAGGGCTTCATGACCCGCGCGCCGGAGTTCCACGTCGTCGAGGACTCAGTGGTGAACCAAATTCGGCTGCACACGAAGAATTTGAACTGGAGAGAAATTCTGCGGCATTCGTTTGACGTCGTGGCCCTGGCGGCCACGAATCGACTCTGGGAGAAGACCtcccgcttcctcgccgacTTGGACAGCATTCGCATCCTCGAACTCCAAAAAAAATACCTGAAAGAACAACGCGCAGTG CGTTTCCACACGAAGCAGCACCTGATTTTGGACATGAATCCGCACCCCGACCCGCTATTGATTGGCATTTTACACGAGTTGGTCTACAAGGGGAACGTGTGCCAAAACAAGAGCGACTACCGCACGCGGATTGTCCACGAAGTTGGCGGGAAGCTGGTGGCGACGACGGTGAAGGAGCAGACGCGGCTGGCGTTTCTGCGCTGGATTCAGTCTCTCTACTCGGTGGACGAGTGCATGCACAAGGTGTTTCTGCGTCCCTCGGAGCGCGGCccggaggacgaagaggagaacaCAGAGAGTCTGGCGTACCGCTACCTCTCCTCGATTCTCAAGCGCACAGCACGCGAAGAGGGCACgaacgacgaggcggaggacgagctcTTCCACTCGGCGCCCAGCTCCATCCGCGTGCAAAACTGCGAGCTCGTGCGCCTGCTCTTTCGCCAGCTCGCGGAGTCccagcggcgcgaaggcgacgcagtggCCTCGCAGAACACCTCCCTAGGCAAGAAAAAGCGTGCGCGCGCCCAGGCCGGAAACGgcgacgcgaacgccgcAGGGAGCGAAGAGTCCCCGGCGACCGATTCATCCGACGAAtcagaggcggaagaaggcagcgcggccgccgcggaaggcggagaaagTGCCGGCGACTCCCAAAAGAACCAAaaggcagaggaaggagcTGAGAAAGAAATGCCGCTTACcaaggacgcgcgcgcagaaagaCGAGCCTTCATCTACTCTCTGAACTCCGTCGTCACCGCCAACGCCACGCTTTGTGCGGCAGTCT tACTGAACCAGAATGCGAAGACATTCAAGGCACTGACCTTGCTGGTGcgctcgcggacggcgaTGCGTTTGTTGGCGGGGCTGACGTTCAAGGTGGTGGTGCGGCTGTTTAGTCAGAACAACGACTTTGCGGACGTGAACGCGGAGCTGAATCACGCGGAGAAGTACAAGGTGGCGCGGGGGATGCAAGTCGCTACCGGCTGGAAGCTGCTCAAGCGGCGAATCATGCAGGGCATCCTTAGCGTGCACACGCGCGAcgtcgcggcttcgtcgTACATCGCGAACGTGAGCGCAACCGTGGAGGTGCTCACGGGCGAGCGGAACGTCGGAAACTTTGCCGCGCAGATCCTccgagcggcgctgcgcaagCGCAAACTCTTCTGGCGGGAGCGCTTCAAGAAGCTCGGCGCTTTTGAGCCcaaggaggacgaggagtcGCCCGCAGAGCGAGCGCCCAGCAACCTCGACGACGACATCAGCAGCGCTGTGATTCGAAGAAGCATTCGCAgatcgcgcggcgtcgcagccgtCTTCGGCGGTATCACAGCCTTCCTCACAGGCGCGCTCCTCTTCACCACCATCGGCGCCTGGTCGATTCCTCTCCTCATCACCGTTGGGGTCGTCGCgatcgccttcgccgcccccTGGTCCGGCGAGCGTTTGGCTGCGGGCTCGCAGAAGGATGAGtag
- a CDS encoding hypothetical protein (encoded by transcript BESB_059900): protein MFPRSVYSHCVKRTVALFLFDVALPRLLAALPRLRACRGSAPPEELIFFLAFEICGLLRQVHQAGLLHCGISARTFLLHPARDFFLLCRGDAAALLGSPRRGRQLEGSAEGARGSAPILRVFQGFFPLTATLAFSKQSAFYVDLEEARPSTEPAPRLSSADPARRPPNHRLHASRSRSVGHSFHSYRNQRTYACPSSEGVSASSASSADVRLFCLPAFPHGHLRQTKKRHPLLPLGTHPPPCLVSGRDFSRCCDLQALHAGVVPLRRSFPQRLKPRKKRLSAADARPQGAKRGAPSELLETAIDAAHDCSLHGIPPVSLLHGGDLRGVARCMYTALFGVGMVESAEEESENALQPGLDTHARCSAAFKFEPEQGDETECLQRKEKAGHESQGERLGFGVRAGQLAGAGEEFDARRALQITLPFREKRASAHEAFWTSFFASLLGFETQLEKNPRARRVLRFVLRQHRQTIRKGDKNIGENVEKRPQSEACEGREPHTQLKQDGERACDSEQDGERSVEGRWEVDPRAQRRGPGMVAEPIEVSEDREGSKDSHERGHQRTEGRGPVDGAALYPQPLRRGGGLRSDAGLSVEDQEAEDSVRVLHEESRHLSLALLTLQRRRIAEVFARAPGVSEARCREEFASI, encoded by the exons ATGTTCCCTCGTAGTGTCTATTCCCATTGTGTGAAGCGCACAGTAG ctctctttctctttgaTGTGGCGCTTCcccgtcttctcgctgctctgcctcgcctgcgcgcctgcagaggctccgcgcctcccgaGGAACTGATtttctttctcgccttcgagatctgcggcctcctccgccaggTTCACCAG GCCGGCCTTCTCCACTGCGGCATCAGCGCGAGGACGTTTCTGCTGCACCCGGCTCGCGACTTTTTTTTGCTCTGtcgaggcgacgctgcagcgctgcT gggctctccgcggcgcgggcggcagctCGAAGGGAGCGCCGAAGGTGCCCGGGGGTCGGCGCCGATTTTGCGGGTGTTTCAAGGTTTCTTTCCCCTCACGGCAACTCTTGCTTTCTCCAAGCAAAGCGCCTTCTACGTCGACCTGGAGGAGGCTCGGCCCTCGACTGAACCAGCCCCCCGTTTGTCTTCTGCGGAccctgcgcggcgaccgcccaACCACCGCCTTcacgcgtctcgctctcgctccgtGGGTCACTCCTTCCACAGCTATCGAAACCAAAGGACGTATGCTTGCCCTTCGTCTGAGGGCGTTTCTGCATCATCAGCTTCGTCTGCAGATGTGCGGCTGTTCTGTCTGCCGGCCTTCCCGCATGGCCACCTCCGACAGACTAAGAAAAGGCAtcctcttctccccctgGGCACGCACCCGCCGCCTTGTTTAGTCAGCGGCAGGGacttctctcgctgctgcgaTCTTCAGGCGCTCCACGCCGGGGTtgtgccgctgcgtcgctctttTCCGCAAAGGCTGAAGCCGCGGAAAAAGCGGCTTTCGGCCGCGGATGCGAGGCCGCAGGGAGCGAAGCGTGGCGCGCCAAGCGAACTCCTGGAGACGGCGATAGACGCCGCGCACGACTGCAGCCTCCATGGCATCCCCCCTGTCTCCCTGCTCCACGGCGGCGATCTGAGAGGCGTTGcgaggtgtatgtacacggCGCTCTTCGGGGTAGGCATGGTCGagagcgcagaagaagaatcTGAGAACGCGTTGCAGCCTGGCTTAGATACACACGCACGCTGTAGCGCAGCATTCAAGTTCGAACCTGAACAAGGAGACGAAACCGAATGCTTacagaggaaagaaaaggcTGGTCATGAATCGCAGGGAGAGCGCCTAGGGTTCGGCGTTCGCGCAGGCCAGTTGGCGGGGGCTGGCGAGGAGTTCGACGCGCGCCGTGCCCTTCAGATTACTTTACCGTTTCGCGAGAAACGGGCATCGGCGCATGAAGCGTTCTGGACATCCTTCTTTGCTTCTCTGCTCGGATTTGAAACTCAACTTGAGAAGAACCCCCGGGCGAGACGGGTTCTTCGCTTCGTGCTGCGGCAGCACCGGCAAACCATTCGCAAGGGGGACAAAAATATCGGTGAGAACGTAGAAAAGCGCCCACAAAGCGAAGCATGCGAAGGACGCGAACCTCACACGCAACTCAAGCAAGACGGCGAAAGGGCGTGTGACAGCGAACAAGACGGTGAGCGCAGCGTGGAGGGGCGCTGGGAAGTAGACCCGCGAGCGCAACGGAGAGGGCCGGGCATGGTGGCGGAGCCAATCGAAGTGTCAGAAGACCGTGAAGGTTCTAAAGATTCTCACGAGCGCGGTCACCAGCGAACAGAAGGGCGCGGGCCTGTAGATGGAGCTGCCTTGTACCctcagccgctgcgcagaggcggaggcttGAGAAGCGATGCAGGGCTGAGCGTCGAGGATCAAGAAGCCGAGGACTCTGTGCGCGTCCTGCATGAGGAAAGCAGACACTTGTCTCTCGCCCTTCTCACGCTTCAGAGGCGAAGGATCGCTGAAGTCTTTGCGCGAGCACCCG GCGTCTCAGAGGCTCGGTGTCGCGAAGAATTCGCGTCAATTTGA